AGTATTGAATCCACAGTGGAGCAGTCATGAGAAGGTTATGCTGCCTCTTACTGGACACTTGTCAAGAACTACACTCTCTGTCCCTCAATTGCTTTAATTACAGGCTCaatgcaaaaaatattttaaaatctatgTATCTAATCATATCTAGTAGGCATTTGTATGATGCCCAGATTATCGAAGTATCATTCTGATGGATCAGTCAGGTTTTTTTAGGGAGCTTTTAATTGCTAAATATCTAAAGTTTTATTTGTTTGACACATTGAACTCACTATTATTTCAAAACCTCCCTGCTCCCACAAGAAGCTAGGGATGTACCATCTCAAACCGTGATTTCATCACATCCCACTgcctaaggccttgatcctgcaaatacttatgcatatgcttaactttaccaGTAATCCCAGTAGGGACTGTGAGAAATAATGGTGGGACTGCTCAcaatagtaaagttaagcataatGAGAGGGTAAGCAAGTTTGTGTTTGCAGCATCAGGACTTACGTTTTGGTCAGGTCTGCATTATTTTCTATACCTCTATAGACTATCATGTCACCTCCCGTTAATCTGCTCTCTTAACTGAATAGTCCTTTTCCATTGCTTCTCCTTTGGAAGACTTTCCAAACCTCTTAATAATTTGTATTGCCCTTCTCTAGACAACTTCTAtgtattgttttaaaatgaagtgtctagaactggacacaacaatCAAGATGAGAGCACACCATCAATTTACATTGTCCTTAAAATATTTTCCACCATTATCCACCCCTTTTTGATCACTACTGAACATTTTAATGAGCTAACCATGGTGACACAGAGGCTTTTTTCTTGAGTAATTAATGCAGAACCCAGCAATATGTATAAATAGTTCAAATTGTATCACCCAACATACATCACACCAGGCACTTGCCCGCAGTGAATTTCATATGCCAACATGTCATCTAATCTCCTAGTTTTAGTAGGGCCTTGACATTCTTCACAGTATTTTTGAGTTtgaggcagtggttctcagcctgctGCTTGCAGCCCACATCTACAGTCCACGTGGCATCTTCAGGGCCAACAGGTAGTGTGTGGATATATAGAGTGTGTGTGGATGTGACCCACATAACATACAGAAAAttgcatatgcggcccacaatggtaaagaGGTTGAGATCCATTGATTTAGAGCAACCCAAATAATTGTGTGTGACCTGCAAACTTTACCCTTTCATTAGTCACCCTCATTCCAGGTCACTAGTCTAGCTTTTAAGGCAAGCTCTAGCTGGATTCTTGAAGGCATCTTATTATTCATCTACTTCTGCCCTGAAGTCTGGCCATTCATTGTTAAtcgctgggcctgattctctcacACTCGCGtaaaccaggagtcctgcccctgaCGTTAGTGGCGTGACAGGTGTCAAACCAGAGGAACGGCGGGCAGGGTCGGGGCTTTTCGGTTTTGTTGCTGAGCCCCCCGGAGGGACGCTCACCGCCCGCTGACTGCGTAGGCCCCAGCCCCGCGCCTGACCCTCACCCGGGCCGGGCATTCAGCTCGCAGCGGTCCCGGGGTAGGTTCGGCTGGGCCTTCCCGCTCCCCGGCTCCCGGCACCGCCTGGGCAGCGGCCACCGACCTGCCGGTGTCCACTAGCGGGGCGGCTTTCCCGGGTCAGTATCCGCGGGCGGCtccggcccgggggcgggggcccAGATACAATGTCTGGAGTCAgctggccccagctcaggggGCCTCTCAGCAATGGGGCTCGTCCCGGCCGCGTGAgcccgggtgggggaggggcgctgcGCCCCGCTGCTCAGAGGCTGCTGCGGCAAAGCACACAGCCACCCGCGCCGAGGTCTTCCAGCGCAGTCGAGTGTGCAGGCCAGAGCGGACTTGCGTGGGCCGCTCTAGCCTGACGCTTCCAGGGGTCGGTGGTAGCCGCTTCCGGTGCGCGCTGCATTGTGGGTCAGCGGTAGCCGGGATGGTGGGGGAGGTGGAAGAGGCCGAGTTCCCCGAGGGGTTCCGCTCCTACTCGGAGAACGAGAGGCACTGGCAGGCCCGCCGCGAGTTCATCCTGCGGAACCTGCCCCCGGACTGGGCGGGGGAAGCGCCACGGCCCGCCGGCCGCATCGACCATCTGCTCTCGCTCTCCATGGTGTGGGCCAACCACCTCTTCCTGGGCTGCAGGTGGGGGGCCAGCGACTCCGCCCCCGACCCGCCGCCAACGCCCCCCCCCCGTTGCAGGTGGGGGGCCAGCGACTCCACCCCCCCCCGgttgcaggtgggggggggggcagtgaatCCGACCCCGGGTGCAGGTGCGGGCCATTTAGTGACCCATCCCGCACCTGTAGAGAGCTGGAGgcaggttccccccaccccctccagtgcAGCCAGCTCTCTCTGCTGGCAGAGGCAGCCCACTGAACCCACCCCCGGGCTAAGGTGGAGAGTCCTTGGGAGAGGGTCAGCTGCACCATCCTGCCTCCGCCATTCTCCTTCCCCTACACGCTAGGTTAGGACAAGGAGAGACCCCTGTACACTCCCTTCTCCAGCCATCAGCGCGCCTCCTGGGTCTGAACGTCTCCGTCGCTGCTGAAAAGGGTTGGGCAGGTTTACCTGGGGGTAACTAACGTCTGTGAGCAACCCCCAGGGAAACGCACAGTGAAGACAGCACGAAGGCACTTCAGTTTTACCACATCAAGGCAAACTTGCTGAGATCAGCCCCAGGCGGGGGAGAGTTTATCTTCCTGTAGAACTAACGCACCTTGTGTCTTCA
Above is a genomic segment from Mauremys reevesii isolate NIE-2019 linkage group 8, ASM1616193v1, whole genome shotgun sequence containing:
- the CDKN2AIPNL gene encoding CDKN2AIP N-terminal-like protein is translated as MVGEVEEAEFPEGFRSYSENERHWQARREFILRNLPPDWAGEAPRPAGRIDHLLSLSMVWANHLFLGCSYSKDLLDKVIEMAEGIEVEDVPQFTTRDEIMKKHQH